A single region of the Polymorphum gilvum SL003B-26A1 genome encodes:
- a CDS encoding flagellar hook-basal body complex protein FliE, with product MIDQLSALTASGSGLTSSVSQSRYVAAPAQADGVVEASFSDTLASVSMEAIERLKGGEAAALSGIQGKVSAQQVVEAVMAAEASLQTAIAIRDKVVSAYQEISRMTI from the coding sequence ATGATCGACCAGCTTTCCGCCCTCACCGCAAGCGGCTCCGGCCTGACGTCCTCGGTGTCGCAGAGCCGCTACGTCGCCGCCCCGGCCCAGGCCGACGGCGTGGTCGAGGCAAGCTTTTCCGACACGCTCGCCAGCGTCTCGATGGAGGCCATCGAGCGGCTGAAGGGCGGCGAGGCCGCGGCCCTGTCCGGCATTCAGGGCAAGGTGTCGGCCCAGCAGGTGGTCGAGGCCGTGATGGCGGCCGAAGCCTCGCTCCAGACGGCCATCGCGATCCGCGACAAGGTCGTCTCCGCCTACCAGGAAATCAGCCGGATGACGATCTGA
- the flgC gene encoding flagellar basal body rod protein FlgC: MVDPLAATLKISASGLQAQSERLRVVSENLANAQSTGKTKGADPYARKTITFESEFDRATAASMVKVKDIGKDKAPFTIEYDPGHPAADDDGYVKLPNVNLLVEMADMRETNRSYEANLKMMTQARTMVMRTIDLLKD; this comes from the coding sequence ATGGTCGATCCGCTCGCCGCCACCCTGAAGATCTCCGCCTCCGGCCTGCAGGCCCAGTCCGAGCGCCTGCGCGTCGTGTCGGAGAACCTCGCCAACGCCCAGTCGACCGGCAAGACCAAGGGCGCCGATCCCTATGCGCGCAAGACCATCACCTTCGAGAGCGAGTTCGACCGCGCCACCGCCGCGTCGATGGTGAAGGTGAAGGACATCGGCAAGGACAAGGCGCCGTTCACGATCGAATACGACCCCGGCCATCCGGCTGCCGACGACGACGGCTACGTCAAGCTTCCGAACGTCAACCTGCTCGTCGAGATGGCCGACATGCGGGAGACCAACCGCTCCTATGAAGCCAACCTGAAAATGATGACGCAGGCCCGCACCATGGTCATGCGCACCATCGACCTGCTGAAGGACTGA
- the flgB gene encoding flagellar basal body rod protein FlgB translates to MEPVYLTKLASQHNDWLSVRQATIAENIANSDTPGFAARDVVPFASVFDQTRLAMTATHGAHMGGAAEQAEPAEVEKSETWQVTHSGNSVSLEQELMKAGEVARSHALNTSLAKSFHRMYLASVKG, encoded by the coding sequence GTGGAACCGGTCTATCTCACAAAGCTTGCCTCGCAGCACAACGACTGGCTGTCGGTGCGCCAGGCGACCATTGCGGAGAACATTGCGAACTCCGACACGCCGGGCTTTGCCGCCCGCGACGTCGTGCCCTTCGCTTCCGTCTTCGACCAGACCCGCCTCGCCATGACCGCGACCCACGGCGCCCATATGGGCGGCGCGGCGGAGCAGGCCGAGCCGGCGGAGGTGGAAAAGTCCGAGACGTGGCAGGTCACCCATTCCGGCAACAGCGTCAGCCTGGAGCAGGAACTGATGAAGGCCGGCGAGGTGGCGCGGTCGCATGCGCTCAACACCAGCCTCGCGAAGTCCTTCCATCGCATGTATCTCGCCAGCGTGAAGGGCTAG
- a CDS encoding Hsp70 family protein, which yields MRPAIGLDFGTSNTVVTACDSAGTAMTCRFGQGPEAVTSLPSVLCFLEPEASGGMPRAEVGPWAIRQFVESTGECRFLQSLKTFVASRLFKGTGVFGRHHDFEDLMEAFLRRASARCERPLGDGNCRLVIGRPVTFAGSAPDDGLAMERYRRALSRFGFQDVFFVYEPVAAAFAFAQRLDADATVLVADFGGGTTDFSVMRFSREGARLQASPLGHGGIGIAGNTLDYRIVDRVILPHLGKGSRYRSMGKELDVPPNLFSNFAHWHMLSVFKTSADYRELKKMLRACLEPEKIELFIDLVETDQGYPLYKAVSDAKMRLSSESETELRFAPLGAAFSARIGRTDFEAWIADDLDRVAGALDRTLADASVRDTDVDRVFLTGGTSFVPAIRRLFEARFGPARLSGGDELSSVAKGLALIGQRDDAADWSV from the coding sequence ATGCGCCCGGCGATCGGCCTCGATTTCGGCACGTCGAACACCGTCGTCACCGCTTGCGACTCCGCCGGCACAGCCATGACATGCCGGTTCGGCCAGGGCCCCGAGGCGGTGACGAGCCTGCCGTCCGTGCTCTGCTTTCTCGAGCCGGAAGCCTCGGGAGGCATGCCGCGCGCTGAGGTCGGGCCTTGGGCGATCCGCCAGTTCGTCGAGAGCACTGGAGAATGTCGCTTTCTCCAGTCCCTGAAAACCTTCGTCGCGAGCCGCCTGTTCAAGGGCACAGGGGTATTCGGCCGCCACCACGACTTCGAGGATCTGATGGAGGCGTTCCTGCGCCGCGCCAGCGCCCGCTGCGAGCGCCCGCTGGGCGACGGGAACTGCCGGCTGGTGATCGGTCGGCCCGTGACCTTCGCCGGCAGCGCGCCGGACGATGGCCTCGCCATGGAGCGCTACCGGCGGGCGCTGTCGCGGTTCGGCTTCCAGGATGTCTTCTTCGTCTACGAGCCGGTGGCGGCGGCCTTTGCCTTCGCCCAGCGCCTCGATGCGGATGCCACGGTTCTCGTGGCCGATTTCGGCGGCGGCACGACCGATTTCTCGGTGATGCGGTTTTCCCGCGAGGGCGCGCGCCTGCAGGCAAGCCCGCTCGGTCACGGCGGCATCGGCATCGCCGGCAATACGCTCGACTACCGGATCGTCGACCGGGTGATCCTGCCGCATCTGGGAAAGGGCAGCCGCTACCGCAGCATGGGCAAGGAGCTCGACGTCCCGCCGAACCTGTTCTCCAATTTCGCCCATTGGCACATGCTGTCGGTGTTCAAGACCTCTGCCGACTATCGCGAGCTGAAGAAGATGCTGCGCGCCTGTCTGGAGCCGGAGAAGATCGAACTGTTCATAGACCTGGTCGAAACGGATCAGGGCTATCCGCTCTACAAGGCCGTGTCGGACGCCAAAATGCGGCTGTCGTCGGAATCGGAGACGGAGCTGCGCTTCGCGCCGCTCGGCGCAGCGTTCAGCGCACGGATCGGGCGCACCGACTTCGAGGCATGGATCGCGGATGACCTGGATCGGGTCGCCGGCGCGCTGGACCGAACGCTCGCCGACGCCAGTGTGCGCGACACGGACGTCGACAGGGTTTTCCTGACCGGCGGCACCTCCTTCGTGCCCGCGATCCGCCGCCTGTTCGAGGCCCGCTTCGGCCCTGCGCGGCTGTCGGGTGGCGACGAGCTTTCCTCGGTCGCCAAGGGACTCGCCCTGATCGGCCAGCGCGACGACGCTGCCGACTGGTCGGTCTGA
- a CDS encoding glycine cleavage system protein R — protein MTRHMVLTVIAKDRPGLVDRLADLVADAGANWVESSMTRLGGEFAGIVGIEVPEAAAEGLAEAFAALATEGISVTVRAGEAPAEVPGARVRLDLVSQDHPGILRAVTHVLAEQGVSIDDLETGVFPGSMSGEAMFKATALLRLPDGVEPARLRDALQAIAGDIMAEIDLAD, from the coding sequence ATGACACGCCACATGGTACTGACCGTGATCGCCAAGGATCGGCCGGGTCTCGTCGACCGTCTGGCCGACCTGGTGGCGGATGCCGGCGCCAACTGGGTCGAAAGCTCGATGACGCGGCTCGGCGGCGAGTTCGCCGGCATCGTCGGCATTGAAGTGCCCGAAGCTGCCGCGGAGGGTCTTGCCGAGGCCTTCGCCGCTCTGGCGACCGAAGGAATCTCGGTCACCGTACGTGCCGGAGAGGCGCCGGCGGAGGTGCCCGGCGCCCGGGTCCGTCTGGACCTCGTGTCCCAGGACCATCCCGGCATCCTGCGCGCGGTCACCCATGTCCTCGCCGAACAGGGCGTCAGCATCGACGATCTGGAGACCGGCGTCTTTCCAGGATCGATGTCGGGAGAGGCGATGTTCAAGGCGACGGCCCTGCTGCGCCTTCCGGACGGCGTGGAACCGGCCCGCCTGCGCGACGCGCTGCAGGCGATCGCCGGCGACATCATGGCGGAAATCGACCTGGCCGACTGA
- a CDS encoding carboxymuconolactone decarboxylase family protein, whose translation MATVRLIGDDEAEGLVAEVFADIRKTRKTDFINNFWRALAADPPLLKRTWEEVRDVMTAPGAIDPLTREMIYIAVSVANSCSYCVHSHTAAARAKGMTDAQYGELLSIVSLAGKTNHLVTALQVPVDAAFDASRGG comes from the coding sequence ATGGCGACGGTTCGGCTGATTGGCGACGACGAGGCGGAAGGGTTGGTCGCGGAGGTCTTCGCCGACATACGCAAGACCCGAAAGACAGATTTCATCAACAACTTCTGGCGGGCGCTGGCGGCCGATCCGCCGCTGCTCAAGCGGACCTGGGAGGAGGTGCGCGACGTCATGACGGCACCGGGTGCGATCGATCCGCTGACACGGGAGATGATCTACATCGCCGTTTCGGTCGCCAACAGCTGTTCCTACTGCGTCCATTCCCACACGGCGGCGGCGCGCGCCAAGGGCATGACCGACGCCCAGTACGGGGAGTTGCTGTCGATCGTGTCGCTGGCCGGCAAGACGAACCATCTCGTCACCGCGCTGCAGGTTCCGGTCGACGCCGCCTTCGACGCCAGCCGAGGCGGCTAG
- a CDS encoding DUF6732 family protein, translating to MARIPLAALTAACALAAPKQASAHLGHAGELAGHSHWVGLAALAGAALVAGLVALKGRRTAEDQPDEDAPAEDAVETEVSR from the coding sequence ATGGCCCGCATTCCTTTGGCCGCCCTGACTGCCGCCTGCGCCCTTGCCGCGCCGAAACAGGCGTCCGCCCACCTCGGCCACGCCGGGGAACTGGCCGGCCACTCACACTGGGTCGGACTGGCCGCTCTCGCCGGCGCCGCCCTGGTCGCCGGCCTGGTCGCGCTCAAGGGCCGCAGGACGGCCGAGGACCAGCCGGACGAAGACGCGCCGGCCGAGGACGCCGTCGAGACCGAGGTGTCCCGATGA
- a CDS encoding sirohydrochlorin chelatase — MTEKLGLMICGHGSRNKGAVKQFAQLAEGLRARFPDWPVEYGYLEFANPVIKEGLDRLRAAGCTRILAVPGMLFAAGHAKNDIPSVLNTYQAQHPGIRIDYGRELAVDTRMVRAAGDRLREALKEAGDEIPLHETLLMVVGRGASDPDANSNVAKITRLLWEGMGFGWAETAYSGVTFPLVAPALDHAARLGYRRIVVFPYFLFTGVLVQRIYTAMEEAAERYPDIEFVKAGYLNDHPQVIDTMADRVTEILHGANLMNCQMCKYREQVLGFEAEVGLAQESHHHHVEGLGAEAECRLCEEFCTGACEEQVRAAVHSHDPHHHHHHDHDHDHSHAHDHDHGHHHGHSHSHDHGHHHSPYPHADHPLGPKSLKRSGGRKG; from the coding sequence ATGACCGAAAAGCTTGGCCTGATGATCTGCGGCCACGGCAGCCGCAACAAGGGAGCGGTCAAGCAGTTCGCCCAACTCGCCGAAGGCCTGCGCGCCCGCTTCCCCGACTGGCCGGTTGAATACGGCTATCTCGAATTCGCCAACCCTGTGATAAAGGAGGGGCTGGACAGGCTGCGCGCCGCAGGCTGCACCCGCATTCTCGCCGTGCCGGGCATGCTGTTCGCCGCCGGCCACGCCAAGAACGACATCCCGTCGGTGCTGAACACCTATCAGGCCCAGCATCCGGGGATCCGGATCGACTATGGTCGGGAACTCGCCGTCGACACCCGCATGGTGCGCGCCGCCGGAGACCGGCTGCGCGAGGCGCTTAAGGAGGCCGGCGACGAGATCCCGCTGCACGAGACTCTGCTGATGGTGGTCGGCCGCGGCGCCTCCGACCCGGACGCCAATTCCAACGTCGCCAAGATCACCCGCCTGCTGTGGGAAGGCATGGGCTTCGGTTGGGCCGAGACGGCCTACTCGGGCGTCACCTTCCCGCTGGTCGCGCCGGCCCTCGATCACGCCGCCAGGCTCGGTTACCGGCGCATCGTCGTGTTCCCCTATTTCCTGTTCACCGGCGTGCTGGTGCAGCGGATCTACACGGCGATGGAGGAAGCGGCCGAACGCTATCCCGATATCGAGTTCGTCAAGGCCGGCTACCTCAACGACCATCCGCAGGTGATCGACACGATGGCCGACCGGGTGACCGAGATCCTGCACGGCGCCAACCTAATGAACTGCCAGATGTGCAAGTACCGCGAACAGGTGCTCGGCTTCGAGGCGGAGGTCGGCCTCGCCCAGGAAAGCCATCACCATCACGTCGAGGGGCTCGGCGCGGAGGCGGAATGCCGGCTGTGCGAGGAATTCTGCACCGGCGCCTGCGAGGAGCAGGTGCGCGCCGCGGTTCATTCTCACGACCCTCACCATCATCACCACCATGACCATGACCACGATCACAGCCATGCCCATGATCATGATCATGGGCATCATCATGGCCACAGCCACAGCCACGATCATGGCCATCATCACTCCCCCTATCCGCACGCGGACCACCCGCTTGGACCGAAGTCGCTGAAGCGGTCCGGAGGCCGCAAGGGATGA
- a CDS encoding precorrin-8X methylmutase, translating into MTEPASPPIYDYEHDPAAIYRQSFAIVRHEAELGILPAYLQSVAVRLIHACGMIDIVSDLAWSADVVARARTALAAGAPVLTDVEMVAYGIIRSRLPAQNAVLCTLNDPAVPEMAARLGTTRSAAAVELWRDRLAGAVVAIGNAPTALFHLLEGLAAGWPKPAAILGFPVGFVGAAEAKLALSDNPFAVPYLTLAGRRGGSALAAAAVNALAAGVPEED; encoded by the coding sequence ATGACCGAACCGGCATCGCCGCCGATCTACGACTACGAACACGATCCGGCGGCGATCTACCGCCAGTCCTTCGCCATCGTGCGACACGAGGCGGAGCTGGGTATTTTGCCGGCTTACCTTCAATCTGTTGCCGTTCGACTGATCCACGCCTGCGGTATGATTGACATCGTCTCCGACCTCGCTTGGTCGGCGGATGTCGTCGCGCGGGCGCGGACCGCGCTCGCCGCCGGCGCGCCCGTGCTGACCGACGTGGAGATGGTCGCCTACGGCATTATCCGTTCGCGTTTGCCGGCGCAAAACGCCGTGCTCTGCACGCTCAACGACCCCGCCGTGCCGGAGATGGCAGCTCGCCTCGGTACCACGCGCTCGGCGGCAGCCGTCGAACTGTGGCGCGACCGGCTCGCCGGCGCGGTGGTGGCGATCGGCAACGCTCCGACCGCCTTGTTTCATCTGCTCGAAGGCCTTGCCGCCGGCTGGCCGAAGCCGGCCGCGATCCTCGGCTTTCCGGTCGGTTTCGTCGGCGCTGCCGAAGCCAAGCTTGCGCTTTCCGACAATCCGTTCGCAGTGCCGTACCTGACGCTCGCCGGGCGCCGCGGCGGCTCGGCGCTCGCCGCTGCCGCCGTCAACGCGCTGGCCGCCGGCGTGCCGGAGGAAGACTGA
- a CDS encoding bifunctional cobalt-precorrin-7 (C(5))-methyltransferase/cobalt-precorrin-6B (C(15))-methyltransferase — protein sequence MAGPWLTVVGLGEDGHLAPAAISRIKDSAIVYGGERHFSILEAAGVVLAGERRPWPSPFSDALAELLARRGTPVAVLATGDPQWFGIGATLARRVEADELAVFPAPSAFSLAAARLGWALQEVETLSLHGRPVEPLRACLAPGARILALTGDGSAPAAAARLLVEAGCGASRMTVLEHMGGPRERVVSGTAADWRAEVADFHTLAVEVVPDAGTVLPARVPGLPDAAFRHDGKMTKREVRAVTLAALAPHPGALLWDIGAGCGSVAIEWLRAARGARAVGLEPHAGRRALAAANAAALGVPQLDLQDASAPDGLAGLPDPDAIFIGGGLTAPGVVETCHRRLKPGGRLVANAVTLEGEAVLSDAWRRFGGELVRLAVQRADAVGGLTGWRPLMPVTQWSLVKR from the coding sequence GTGGCCGGCCCCTGGCTCACGGTCGTCGGCCTCGGCGAAGACGGTCATCTGGCGCCGGCTGCGATTAGCCGGATAAAGGATTCTGCGATCGTGTATGGCGGCGAGCGCCATTTCTCCATTCTCGAGGCTGCCGGCGTCGTCCTTGCGGGCGAGCGGCGGCCGTGGCCGAGCCCGTTCTCCGACGCGCTCGCCGAGCTGCTCGCCCGGCGCGGGACGCCGGTCGCCGTGCTCGCCACCGGCGACCCGCAATGGTTCGGCATCGGCGCGACGCTCGCCCGCCGCGTCGAGGCGGACGAACTCGCCGTGTTCCCGGCGCCATCCGCCTTCTCGCTCGCCGCCGCCCGGCTCGGCTGGGCGCTGCAGGAGGTCGAGACGCTGTCGCTGCACGGCCGCCCGGTCGAGCCGCTGCGCGCCTGTCTCGCCCCCGGCGCGCGCATCCTGGCGCTGACCGGCGACGGGTCGGCGCCGGCTGCCGCCGCGCGCCTTCTCGTCGAGGCCGGCTGCGGGGCGAGTCGCATGACCGTGCTGGAACACATGGGCGGGCCGAGGGAGCGGGTCGTCTCCGGCACGGCGGCTGACTGGCGGGCCGAGGTAGCCGACTTCCACACCCTCGCCGTCGAGGTCGTGCCGGACGCCGGAACGGTCCTGCCGGCGCGCGTGCCCGGCCTGCCGGACGCGGCCTTCCGCCATGACGGCAAGATGACCAAGCGCGAGGTGCGCGCCGTCACGCTTGCCGCGCTCGCGCCCCATCCCGGTGCGCTGCTGTGGGACATTGGAGCCGGCTGCGGCTCGGTCGCGATCGAGTGGCTGCGCGCGGCGCGCGGCGCGCGCGCCGTCGGCCTTGAGCCGCATGCCGGACGCCGGGCCCTGGCCGCCGCCAATGCCGCCGCCCTCGGCGTGCCGCAGCTGGACTTGCAAGACGCTTCCGCGCCCGACGGCCTCGCCGGCCTGCCCGATCCCGACGCGATCTTCATCGGCGGCGGCCTGACCGCCCCCGGCGTCGTCGAGACCTGCCACCGCCGGCTGAAGCCCGGCGGCCGCCTCGTCGCCAACGCCGTCACGCTGGAGGGCGAGGCGGTGCTGTCCGACGCCTGGCGGCGGTTCGGCGGCGAACTCGTGCGCCTCGCCGTGCAGCGCGCCGATGCGGTCGGCGGCCTGACCGGCTGGCGGCCGCTGATGCCCGTCACCCAATGGAGCCTTGTCAAGCGATGA
- the cobI gene encoding precorrin-2 C(20)-methyltransferase: MTGTLYGVGLGPGDPELLTLRAHRLISTARVISYPAPDTGPSFARAIAAPYFPDGVREIPIVIPMRESRFPAKEIYDRAAQEIAELLDTGTDVISLCEGDPFFYGSYMYVFERLSARYPTVIVPGVTSLTACAAALRRPLTGRTDVLTVIPATLSDAEIRARIEAAQSVAIMKVGRHVGRLRALLDDLGLTHRAGYVERASLPDERVMPLAALAAERAPYFSMILIYKGDEAWTLPPSSSF, encoded by the coding sequence ATGACCGGTACCCTCTACGGCGTCGGCCTCGGACCCGGCGACCCGGAGCTTCTGACGCTCAGGGCGCACCGGCTGATCTCGACCGCCCGCGTCATCTCCTATCCCGCGCCCGACACCGGGCCGAGCTTCGCCCGCGCCATCGCCGCGCCCTATTTCCCCGACGGCGTGCGCGAGATCCCGATCGTCATCCCGATGCGCGAAAGCCGCTTCCCGGCGAAGGAGATCTACGACCGCGCCGCGCAGGAAATCGCCGAGCTGCTCGACACCGGCACCGACGTGATCAGCCTGTGCGAGGGCGATCCGTTCTTCTACGGCTCCTACATGTACGTGTTCGAACGCCTGTCGGCCCGCTACCCGACCGTCATCGTGCCCGGCGTCACGTCTCTGACCGCCTGCGCCGCGGCCCTGCGCCGGCCGCTGACCGGCCGCACCGACGTGCTGACGGTGATCCCGGCGACGCTTTCCGACGCCGAGATCCGCGCGCGCATCGAGGCTGCGCAGTCGGTGGCGATCATGAAGGTCGGCCGCCATGTCGGCCGCCTGCGCGCCCTTCTCGACGATCTCGGGCTGACCCACCGCGCCGGCTATGTCGAGCGCGCCAGCCTGCCGGACGAAAGGGTCATGCCGCTCGCCGCGCTCGCCGCCGAGCGGGCGCCGTATTTCTCCATGATCCTGATCTACAAGGGAGACGAAGCGTGGACGCTTCCCCCGTCATCCTCGTTCTGA
- the cobJ gene encoding precorrin-3B C(17)-methyltransferase gives MDASPVILVLNPVALDTARRLEAALPGSAVHGLAGRIGAAETQFSETMAHVRHLFSAGTPIVGVCAAGILIRALAPVLADKRREPPVVAVSEDGASVVPLLGGHHGANDLARRIADGLGGHAAITTAGDTALGLALDAPPPGWTLANPDDARPVMAELLAGAPLRLEGSAPWLAAADLPFAADADIAIAVTDAPLRGSPTRLVYHPRRFVFGAGCARGCPAEELIALAEAALTEANVSPKALACVASLDLKADEAAMAALAAHFGVPLRVFGAATLEAETPRLATPSDVVFAEVGCHGVSEGAALAAVGPDGALAVPKRKSANATIALAAAPQPLDPARIGRARGRLAVVGIGPGRDDWRTPEASRLLAEAEEVVGYTLYLDLIEPLIRGKPRHDFPLGAEEERVRFALERAGEGRSVALVSSGDAGIYAMGALVYELLDRDPGNGGVSDAAKRVEVVNAPGISALQAASARIGAPLGHDFCAISLSDLLTPWEAIEKRLKAAAEGDFVIAFYNPVSKRRRTQLAAARAILLEHRPPDTPVVLGVNLGRRDETVRVTTLERLTVDEVDMLTTVLVGSSNSRAVRRGDGRPFVYTPRGYAKRIDAPKDTTGGAA, from the coding sequence GTGGACGCTTCCCCCGTCATCCTCGTTCTGAACCCGGTCGCGCTCGACACCGCCCGGCGCCTCGAGGCTGCGCTGCCCGGGTCGGCCGTCCACGGCCTCGCAGGCCGCATCGGCGCGGCGGAGACCCAGTTCAGCGAGACCATGGCCCATGTCCGCCATCTGTTTTCCGCCGGAACGCCGATCGTCGGCGTCTGCGCCGCCGGCATCCTGATCCGCGCGCTCGCCCCGGTGCTGGCCGACAAGCGGCGCGAGCCGCCGGTCGTCGCCGTCTCGGAAGACGGCGCCAGCGTCGTGCCGCTGCTCGGCGGCCACCACGGCGCCAACGACCTCGCCCGTCGGATCGCGGACGGCCTCGGCGGGCATGCCGCGATCACCACCGCCGGCGACACCGCCCTCGGCCTTGCTCTCGACGCGCCGCCGCCCGGCTGGACGCTGGCCAACCCGGACGATGCCAGGCCGGTGATGGCCGAACTGCTCGCCGGCGCTCCGCTGCGCCTGGAAGGCTCCGCGCCTTGGCTCGCGGCGGCGGACCTGCCCTTTGCCGCCGATGCCGACATCGCCATCGCCGTCACCGACGCGCCGCTGCGCGGCTCGCCGACCCGACTGGTCTATCATCCGCGCCGCTTCGTCTTCGGCGCCGGCTGCGCGCGCGGCTGTCCGGCCGAAGAGTTGATCGCCCTGGCCGAGGCGGCGCTGACCGAGGCGAATGTGTCGCCGAAGGCGCTCGCCTGCGTCGCCAGCCTCGATCTCAAGGCCGACGAGGCCGCGATGGCGGCGCTTGCCGCGCATTTCGGCGTGCCGCTGCGCGTCTTCGGCGCCGCCACGCTGGAGGCCGAGACGCCGCGCCTGGCGACCCCGTCCGATGTCGTCTTCGCCGAGGTCGGCTGTCACGGCGTCAGCGAGGGCGCGGCGCTTGCGGCCGTCGGCCCCGACGGCGCGCTTGCCGTTCCCAAGCGCAAGAGCGCCAATGCCACGATCGCGCTCGCCGCCGCGCCCCAGCCGCTCGATCCGGCCCGGATCGGCCGCGCCCGCGGCAGGCTCGCCGTCGTCGGCATCGGTCCGGGCCGTGACGACTGGCGCACGCCGGAGGCGAGCCGGCTCCTCGCCGAAGCCGAGGAGGTCGTCGGCTATACGCTCTACCTCGACCTGATCGAGCCGCTGATCCGCGGCAAGCCGCGCCACGACTTCCCCCTCGGCGCGGAGGAGGAGCGGGTGCGCTTCGCGCTGGAACGCGCCGGCGAGGGCCGCTCGGTCGCGCTGGTCTCCTCGGGAGACGCCGGCATCTACGCCATGGGCGCGCTGGTCTACGAACTGCTCGACAGGGATCCCGGCAACGGCGGCGTCTCGGACGCGGCCAAACGGGTCGAGGTGGTCAACGCGCCGGGCATCTCGGCGCTGCAGGCGGCCTCCGCGCGCATCGGCGCACCGCTCGGCCACGACTTCTGCGCCATCTCTCTGTCGGATCTGCTCACCCCCTGGGAGGCGATCGAGAAGCGGCTGAAGGCCGCTGCCGAGGGCGATTTCGTCATCGCCTTCTACAATCCCGTGTCGAAGCGCCGGCGCACCCAGCTCGCCGCCGCGCGCGCCATCCTGCTCGAGCATCGTCCGCCCGACACGCCGGTGGTGCTCGGCGTCAACCTCGGCCGCAGGGACGAGACCGTGCGCGTCACGACGCTCGAGCGGCTCACCGTCGACGAGGTCGACATGCTGACCACAGTGCTGGTCGGGTCGTCCAACAGCCGCGCGGTGCGGCGCGGCGACGGTCGCCCCTTCGTCTACACCCCGCGCGGCTATGCCAAGCGTATCGACGCGCCGAAAGACACAACGGGAGGCGCAGCATGA
- the cobM gene encoding precorrin-4 C(11)-methyltransferase: MTVHFIGAGPGDPDLITVRGLKLIMTCPVCLYAGSLVPERVVAAAPEGARVLDTASMTLDEIVAAMEDAHSRGLDVARVHSGDPSIYGATAEQMRRLDALGIPYDVTPGVPAFAAAAAALKMELTIPEVAQTVIVTRTAMKSSAMPEGEDLATLGRSRATLAIHLSIRNLREIERQLAPLYGADCPVVVAYRVGWPDEAFLHGTLADIAEKVRAAKLTRTALIFVGRALEPGRTFRDSALYDADHVHVLRPKKKAKD, encoded by the coding sequence ATGACGGTGCATTTCATCGGCGCCGGTCCCGGCGACCCGGATCTCATCACCGTGCGCGGGCTCAAGCTGATCATGACCTGCCCGGTCTGCCTCTATGCCGGCTCGCTGGTGCCCGAACGGGTGGTCGCCGCCGCGCCCGAGGGCGCGCGCGTGCTCGACACCGCGTCCATGACGCTCGACGAGATCGTCGCCGCGATGGAAGACGCCCATTCGCGAGGCCTCGACGTCGCCCGTGTCCATTCCGGCGACCCGTCGATCTACGGCGCCACGGCCGAACAGATGCGCCGGCTGGACGCGCTCGGCATTCCCTACGACGTGACGCCCGGCGTGCCGGCCTTCGCCGCCGCTGCCGCGGCGCTTAAGATGGAACTGACCATCCCGGAGGTCGCCCAGACCGTGATCGTCACGCGCACGGCGATGAAGTCCTCGGCCATGCCCGAGGGCGAGGACCTCGCGACGCTCGGGCGCAGCCGGGCGACGCTGGCGATCCACCTGTCGATCCGTAACTTGCGCGAAATCGAGCGCCAGCTCGCCCCCCTCTACGGCGCGGATTGCCCGGTCGTCGTCGCCTACCGGGTCGGCTGGCCGGACGAGGCGTTCCTGCACGGTACGCTCGCCGACATCGCCGAAAAGGTGCGCGCGGCCAAGCTCACCCGCACCGCGCTGATCTTCGTCGGCCGCGCGCTCGAGCCCGGTCGGACGTTCCGCGACAGCGCCCTCTACGACGCCGACCACGTCCACGTGCTTCGGCCGAAGAAAAAGGCGAAGGATTAG